The sequence ACGATTCCAGCTTAGAGAGGAAAAATGGTCAATGGGTGGTGATGGGAGATCCCACCGAAGGTGCATTAATCGCCTCAGCCGAGAAAGCGGGTTTGAGTCAAGCTAGTCTGATTGCAGAAATGCCGAGATTAGATGGCATTCCTTTTGAGTCTGATTTTCAATACATGGCAACCTTACACGCCACACCCAAAGGTAAAATTATTTATGTTAAGGGTTCAGTAGAAGCAATTCTCAAACGCTGTAACTTGATGCTGAATGCCAACGGCAAACCTCGTCCCCTCGATTGTGTAGAAACTCTCCAGCAAACATCCATCGAGCGGGAAGTAAATATTATGGCACGGCAGGGCTTGCGGGTATTAGCTTTAGCAAAAAAATCTATCAATAGTGGACAAAATACAGTGGATCATGCAGACATAGCTGAGGGGTTAGTTTTCCTAGGTTTACAGGGGATGATTGATCCGCCTCGTGAAAGTGCCATTAAAGCCGTGGAAGCCTGTCATAAAGCGGGAATTCAGGTGAAGATGATCACTGGAGATCATGCTATCACAGCGCAGGCGATCGCTCGTCGCATGGGTATCCACAAAAACGGTTCAGTATTGGCGTTCACCGGCGCAGACTTGGCGCACATGGATAAAACCGAACTCGCGCAAGTAGCCGAAGAGGGGGTAGTATTCGCCCGTGTCGCTCCAGAACAGAAACTGCGTTTAGTCGAAGCTTTGCAATCAAAAGGCGAAGTCGTGGCCATGACGGGAGATGGCGTCAACGATGCGCCGGCTCTCAAACAAGCAGACATCGGTATTGCTATGGGTGGAGCGGGTACCGAAGTTGCGAAAGAAGCCGCAGATATGCTGCTGACTGATGATAATTTTGCCTCCATTCGCGCCGCTGTAGAAGAAGGGCGAGCAGTTTATAAAAACCTGTTAAAGGCGATTTGTTTTATTTTGCCTGTGAATGGTGGGGAATCAATGACGATTTTGATTAGTACATTATTTGCCAGAGATTTACCGATTTTATCTTTACAAGTTCTCTGGCTGAATATGCTCAACTCCATCACTATGACAGTACCTTTAGCTTTTGAACCGAAAGCAGAAAAGGTGATGGAACAACCACCGCGTCATCCCAATGAACCATTACTTTCTAAAAGTAGAATTCAGCGCATTTTAGCAATTTCTCTGTTTAACTGGATTGTGATATTTGGTGTGTTTGAATATATTCGCCAAACCACAGGAAATATAGATTTAGCACGAACAATGTCGATTAACTCTTTAATTGCTGGACGGATATTCTATTTATTGAGTATTAGTCAATTAATTCCCAACCTCATCGCCAAAATGGACGGCACAATTAAAGAAAATGTTGATATTCCCGCTATTGGATTTGGGATTGTTGGGGCGATTATTTTACAAATCATTTTTGCCCATGTGCCGTTAATTAATCAGGTATTTGAGACAGCACCTTTAAGTTGGCAACAGTGGTTATTCTGCTTGGGTGTCGGTTCACCAATGATTTTGTGGGCGACCTTTGTCAATCGTTTCGATCCACCAAATTGATTGTGGGGTGGGCAATAATGCCCACCTATTTTTTTTCATGTGAAGTTCAATTTGTAGTGGCGTGTCTAGCCTTAAATAGTGCATTAGTAGGGTGCGTTACGGCTACGCCTAACGCACCGCCTGCGGAGGTCAAGACGGTGCGTTACTTCGTTAACAGACCCTACAAAAATAAAAATAAGAGTGCAATATTTTAGCTTGGTCACACCACTACTGTATATTTTATTTGTTGGAAGTCCCTTAACTGGTTTTAATAAATACAAAAATATAAAACATTGAAAATTAAAGTACTAAATTTATTCATTCTTAAGTGTGATGATTGTCTATGTTTTTTCGTCTTTAAAAGAGATTGATGTTAACTAAGATCACTCATGCGTATTCATCATCTCAATTGCGGTTGCATGTGCCCAATTGGTGGGGCAC is a genomic window of Fortiea contorta PCC 7126 containing:
- a CDS encoding HAD-IC family P-type ATPase produces the protein MVASASTIAPENQQLTVWHNLEISEAIACLQSDGEYGLSAATAKRRLNEVGANELTAKKSKPWWLKFLLQFNQPLLIILLCAGLVKALTGSLVNAGVIWGVTTTNALIGFIQESKAEGAIAALAKAITTEATVIRDGQKLRIPSGELVPGDIVFLTSGDKVPADLRLLQVKNLQIDESALTGESVAVEKNTATLRADAALAERKNMAYAGGFVTFGQGTGVVVATGNTTETGRISQLMEQHTDLSTPLTRKFDKFSQNWLYMVLGLATLCFVVGLGSRSFPDALEAAVTLTVSAIPEGLPAVVTVTLAIGVSRMARRHAIIRKLPAVETLGSATVICSDKTGTLTENQMTVQAIYTGGHQYTVSGIGYAPTGEILIDEKPVNLDNAKGLQECLVAGLLCNDSSLERKNGQWVVMGDPTEGALIASAEKAGLSQASLIAEMPRLDGIPFESDFQYMATLHATPKGKIIYVKGSVEAILKRCNLMLNANGKPRPLDCVETLQQTSIEREVNIMARQGLRVLALAKKSINSGQNTVDHADIAEGLVFLGLQGMIDPPRESAIKAVEACHKAGIQVKMITGDHAITAQAIARRMGIHKNGSVLAFTGADLAHMDKTELAQVAEEGVVFARVAPEQKLRLVEALQSKGEVVAMTGDGVNDAPALKQADIGIAMGGAGTEVAKEAADMLLTDDNFASIRAAVEEGRAVYKNLLKAICFILPVNGGESMTILISTLFARDLPILSLQVLWLNMLNSITMTVPLAFEPKAEKVMEQPPRHPNEPLLSKSRIQRILAISLFNWIVIFGVFEYIRQTTGNIDLARTMSINSLIAGRIFYLLSISQLIPNLIAKMDGTIKENVDIPAIGFGIVGAIILQIIFAHVPLINQVFETAPLSWQQWLFCLGVGSPMILWATFVNRFDPPN